The Acinonyx jubatus isolate Ajub_Pintada_27869175 chromosome D2, VMU_Ajub_asm_v1.0, whole genome shotgun sequence genome contains a region encoding:
- the AVPI1 gene encoding arginine vasopressin-induced protein 1, with amino-acid sequence MGTPASVVSEPPPWQAPAEARGRKQATANIFQDAELLQIQGLFQRSGDQLAEERAQIIWECAGDHRVAEALRRLRRKRPPRPKPLGHSLHHCSRLRIPKPRAPLADPQSGATEVASGDQYLNSRRTSARIRRNWKKPGPTSYLHQIRH; translated from the exons ATGGGAACGCCCGCCTCTGTGGTGAGCGAGCCGCCCCCCTGGCAGGCCCCGGCTGAGGCCCGGGGCCGCAAGCAGGCCACAGCCAACATCTTCCAGGACGCCGAGCTGCTGCAGATCCAGGGCCTGTTTCAGCGCAGTGGGGACCAGCTGGCCGAAGAGCGGGCACAGATCATCTGGGAGTGTGCGGGAGACCACCGTGTGGCAGAGGCCTTGAGGAGGCTGCGTAGGAAGAGGCCCCCCCGGCCAAAACCCCTGGGCCACTCACTGCACCACTGCAGCCGGCTCAG AATCCCCAAGCCCCGTGCTCCACTGGCCGACCCACAGAGTGGTGCCACAGAGGTGGCCTCTGGCGATCAGTATCTGAACTCCAGGAGGACAAGTGCCAGGATCCGCCGGAACTGGAAGAAGCCAGGCCCCACAAGCTACCTCCATCAGATCAGACACTGa